A genomic segment from Streptomyces sp. NBC_01233 encodes:
- a CDS encoding phage baseplate assembly protein V: MTKTAPAATKRWDGLYQGVVVSNVDPTQCGRLLVRVPEVLGNSPSFWVEPLTPLAGPGYGMYVVPTPESGVWVKFLGGDLERGVYLGFWRGGPADVPPAAKLTAPGIPQIVLATPSQNALVISDQSAPLGGITLQLHGPAGPFIKIDEKGIELSCGPGLASIRLMGKQVIVNDGALMVQ, translated from the coding sequence ATGACCAAGACCGCCCCCGCCGCGACAAAGCGATGGGACGGCCTCTACCAGGGCGTGGTCGTCTCCAACGTGGACCCGACCCAGTGCGGCCGGCTCCTGGTGCGCGTGCCCGAGGTGCTCGGCAACTCTCCCAGCTTCTGGGTGGAACCGCTCACCCCGCTCGCCGGTCCGGGCTACGGGATGTACGTCGTCCCGACTCCCGAGTCCGGGGTGTGGGTGAAGTTCCTGGGCGGCGACCTCGAACGGGGCGTCTACCTCGGCTTCTGGCGCGGCGGTCCGGCCGACGTCCCCCCGGCCGCCAAGCTCACCGCGCCCGGCATCCCGCAGATCGTCCTGGCGACTCCGAGCCAGAACGCACTGGTGATCAGCGACCAGAGCGCTCCGCTGGGCGGCATCACCCTGCAACTCCACGGCCCCGCCGGGCCGTTCATCAAGATCGACGAAAAGGGCATCGAGCTGTCCTGCGGTCCCGGCCTGGCCAGCATCAGGCTCATGGGCAAGCAGGTCATCGTCAACGACGGCGCCCTGATGGTGCAGTGA
- a CDS encoding GPW/gp25 family protein — protein MNIDFPYRIDARGRTAAVGHAEHVRNMVEQVLFTSPGERVHRPDFGCGLLDLVFGPAGREVAATVEMTAQAALQRWLGDLLTVETLEVAVEESALNVFVAYRLLATGERQSIRIDGGTAR, from the coding sequence GTGAACATCGACTTCCCCTACCGCATCGACGCGCGCGGCCGGACCGCGGCCGTCGGACATGCGGAGCACGTGCGGAACATGGTGGAACAGGTGCTGTTCACCTCGCCCGGCGAACGGGTGCACCGGCCCGACTTCGGCTGCGGGCTGCTGGACCTGGTCTTCGGGCCGGCGGGGCGGGAGGTGGCCGCCACCGTCGAAATGACGGCCCAGGCCGCCCTGCAGCGCTGGCTCGGCGATCTGCTGACCGTCGAAACCCTCGAAGTAGCCGTGGAGGAGTCCGCGTTGAACGTGTTCGTCGCCTACCGGCTCCTCGCCACCGGCGAGCGGCAGAGCATCCGCATCGACGGAGGGACCGCGCGATGA
- a CDS encoding putative baseplate assembly protein has translation MTGAEHRPKQEPADGPADATSYSTSYVSDHVPSPAYGSGTPALGCDSERRRAAVRAHGLGGIEDVSVGADRRTLTVMFFGTPPTGLNRDDFRIEGGRRVTGIRVTGVAAHDDPDGDGDRCCLRLTLDRCGDTSVYRLCALGPGFDSRYNSRDFSFRPTPAGLDCAPAVDPGPPLPEPAPVIDYLARDFPSFRRLLLERFSLTMPGWTERHAADLGTTLVELLAHVGDRLSYQQDAVATEAYLDTARLRTSVRRHARLVDYPMHDGCAARTFVCLEAREETTLPGGDLAFTVLPPGRYAGPLGPVLAAAEVDAVQRPVFQPVHDRDITLYPAHNRMSLWTWENRECCLPAGTTTATLRDTAADEGPRQRVLRLVPGDVVVFEEVLGAGTGSPADALPSHRQAVRLTGVTPTVDPLTDTPVLNISWAAEDALTFPFCVSTRGPAGEDLEVGIVRGNAVLVEHGLSSTWAGRPAEDLPPPVGRRPHTLRGSQVTRTAPHPRPADIAAAQARRLERLPDAARDRLRELGRRRVRPGDADLAFLRTLFGPRVLERARLDEHPRAALESLLHRFDELLEGKLRRIDALARQARSGYLLQEADTGWELDHTWGDGAWWLIAPDNQALHGPAREALLPDPREALPALRVWLRKKPEEEPDGPDGPDRPEGPAGPSGKEQTGRKSQTAQAAQTAQTAQTAQAAQTAQAAQTAQTSQTAQTAQTAQTGRSQHRTTGPDNPHHSHHTDRTHHADHADRSGEPWIPRRDLLSSGPRDRHLVGESDDDGVLTLRFGSGGAGAAPPPGSALVAEYRIGNGRAGDVGAGMICLVSAGAADLSAVATVCNPLPATGGTDPEPVAAVRLAAPREPFRRLRRAVTAADYAALAGLRPGVQRAAAALRWTGSWYEADIAVDALGSSDVPHRLLAEVRQELHRYRRIGHDVVTGPAVHVPLEVALAVTAEPDHIGGHVRRDVLRELRPGRLPGGRRGFFDPDELTFGTPVRVSRLVAAAAAVPGVRHVEVTCLRRLHGPPGPARTAPPGTATAAAVPAPTAPAIVEAVPASGVLRLRPLEIARLDDDPARPENGRLTVTVQGGR, from the coding sequence ATGACCGGAGCGGAGCACCGTCCGAAACAGGAACCCGCGGACGGACCCGCGGACGCCACCTCGTACAGCACCTCGTACGTGTCCGACCACGTTCCGTCGCCCGCGTACGGGTCCGGGACGCCGGCGCTGGGCTGCGACAGCGAGCGGCGGCGGGCCGCCGTGCGCGCACACGGCCTGGGCGGCATCGAGGACGTCTCGGTCGGGGCCGACCGGCGCACGCTGACCGTCATGTTCTTCGGGACGCCGCCCACCGGGCTGAACCGGGACGACTTCCGCATCGAGGGCGGCCGGCGCGTCACCGGCATCCGGGTCACCGGCGTCGCCGCGCACGACGACCCCGACGGGGACGGCGACCGCTGCTGCCTCCGACTGACCCTCGACCGCTGCGGCGACACGTCCGTCTACCGGCTGTGCGCCCTGGGCCCCGGCTTCGACTCCCGCTACAACAGCCGGGATTTCAGCTTCCGGCCCACACCGGCGGGTCTGGACTGCGCACCCGCGGTGGATCCCGGCCCGCCGCTGCCCGAACCGGCACCCGTCATCGACTACCTGGCCAGGGACTTCCCGAGCTTCCGGCGGCTGCTGCTCGAACGCTTCTCCCTGACGATGCCGGGGTGGACCGAGCGGCACGCCGCCGACCTTGGCACCACCCTGGTCGAGCTGCTCGCGCACGTCGGCGACCGGCTGAGCTACCAGCAGGACGCCGTCGCCACCGAGGCGTACCTCGACACCGCCCGGCTGCGCACCTCCGTCCGCCGCCACGCCCGGCTGGTCGACTACCCGATGCACGACGGCTGCGCCGCCCGCACGTTCGTCTGCCTGGAGGCGCGCGAGGAGACCACCCTGCCGGGCGGGGACCTGGCCTTCACCGTGCTCCCGCCCGGCCGGTACGCCGGCCCGCTCGGGCCGGTCCTGGCGGCGGCGGAAGTCGACGCCGTTCAGCGGCCCGTCTTCCAGCCGGTGCACGACCGGGACATCACCTTGTACCCCGCCCACAACCGGATGTCCCTGTGGACGTGGGAGAACCGCGAATGCTGCCTGCCCGCGGGCACGACCACGGCCACCCTGCGCGACACGGCGGCGGACGAGGGGCCGCGGCAACGCGTGCTGCGGCTGGTCCCCGGCGACGTCGTCGTCTTCGAGGAGGTGCTCGGCGCGGGCACCGGGTCCCCGGCCGACGCCCTCCCCTCACACCGGCAGGCCGTCCGGCTAACCGGGGTCACGCCGACGGTCGACCCGCTCACCGACACCCCCGTCCTCAACATCTCCTGGGCCGCCGAGGACGCCCTGACCTTCCCCTTCTGCGTCAGCACCCGCGGCCCGGCCGGCGAGGACCTGGAGGTCGGCATCGTCCGGGGCAACGCCGTGCTCGTCGAGCACGGCCTGTCCAGCACGTGGGCCGGCCGCCCCGCCGAAGACCTGCCCCCGCCCGTCGGGCGCCGGCCCCATACCCTGCGGGGCAGCCAGGTCACCCGGACCGCGCCCCACCCCCGGCCCGCCGACATCGCCGCCGCACAGGCCCGGCGGCTGGAGCGGCTGCCGGATGCGGCCCGGGACCGGCTCCGGGAGCTCGGCAGACGAAGGGTCCGGCCCGGGGACGCCGACCTCGCCTTCCTGCGGACGCTGTTCGGGCCGCGCGTACTGGAGCGGGCCCGCCTCGACGAGCATCCCCGCGCGGCGCTGGAATCCCTGCTCCATCGCTTCGACGAGCTCCTCGAAGGGAAGCTCCGGCGCATCGATGCCCTGGCCCGGCAGGCCCGTTCGGGGTACCTGCTCCAGGAGGCGGACACCGGCTGGGAGCTGGACCACACCTGGGGCGACGGCGCGTGGTGGCTGATCGCCCCGGACAACCAAGCCCTGCACGGTCCGGCCCGCGAGGCCCTGCTCCCCGACCCCCGCGAGGCGCTGCCCGCCCTGAGGGTCTGGCTGCGGAAGAAACCGGAGGAGGAGCCCGACGGGCCGGACGGGCCGGACAGGCCGGAAGGTCCGGCCGGGCCGTCGGGCAAGGAACAGACGGGCCGCAAGTCCCAGACGGCTCAGGCAGCCCAGACGGCGCAGACGGCGCAGACGGCTCAGGCAGCCCAGACAGCTCAGGCAGCCCAGACGGCACAGACATCGCAGACGGCACAGACAGCCCAGACGGCGCAGACCGGCCGGTCGCAGCATCGGACGACGGGGCCCGACAACCCGCACCACTCCCACCACACAGACCGCACCCACCACGCCGACCACGCCGACCGGTCGGGGGAGCCCTGGATCCCGCGCCGCGACCTCCTCTCCAGCGGCCCGCGCGACCGCCACCTCGTCGGCGAGAGCGACGACGACGGCGTGCTCACCCTCCGGTTCGGCTCGGGCGGCGCCGGGGCCGCACCGCCCCCCGGCAGCGCACTGGTGGCCGAGTACCGGATCGGCAACGGCCGGGCCGGCGACGTCGGCGCCGGCATGATCTGCCTCGTCTCCGCCGGCGCCGCCGACCTGTCGGCCGTCGCCACGGTGTGCAACCCGCTGCCCGCCACCGGCGGCACCGACCCCGAACCGGTCGCCGCGGTACGGCTCGCCGCACCCCGCGAACCCTTCCGCCGCCTGCGTCGCGCCGTCACCGCCGCGGACTACGCCGCGCTCGCGGGCCTGCGCCCCGGAGTGCAGCGGGCCGCCGCGGCCCTGCGCTGGACCGGCAGCTGGTACGAGGCGGACATCGCGGTGGACGCCCTGGGCAGCTCCGACGTACCGCACCGGCTGCTGGCGGAGGTCCGCCAGGAGCTGCACCGCTACCGCCGCATCGGGCACGACGTGGTCACCGGCCCGGCCGTGCACGTCCCGCTCGAAGTCGCCCTCGCCGTCACGGCGGAGCCCGACCACATCGGCGGGCACGTACGGCGGGACGTGCTGCGCGAACTGCGGCCCGGCCGCCTGCCGGGCGGCCGGCGGGGCTTCTTCGACCCCGACGAGCTGACCTTCGGAACCCCGGTGCGGGTGAGCCGGCTGGTCGCCGCCGCCGCGGCCGTCCCCGGCGTCCGGCACGTCGAGGTGACCTGCCTGCGCAGGCTGCACGGCCCGCCCGGCCCCGCCCGGACCGCACCCCCCGGGACAGCGACCGCTGCGGCCGTCCCCGCCCCGACCGCGCCCGCCATCGTCGAGGCCGTACCGGCCTCCGGCGTCCTGCGGCTGCGGCCGCTCGAGATCGCCCGGCTCGACGACGACCCGGCGCGCCCCGAGAACGGGCGGCTGACCGTCACTGTGCAAGGAGGACGATGA
- a CDS encoding putative baseplate assembly protein yields the protein MSSSPRSPGCCVGTRSATPAAVWNRPGLPALDRRIGTHRQFLDSMLARLSAADRPELAPLTTREPDDPSIALLDGWAVIADVLTFYQERIANEGYLRTATEQDSLTRLGRLVGHRPRPALAAATHLAYTLDPGTSTTIPVGSQVKSAPLPGGLPQTFETSEDLTARAEWNELPVRRTTPPAFTPDRVRDLRQLELTGMHPSIRPGDRLLFRFSAPKDARVRTVWEVRPDPARGCTVVYFASPNGEQLYAETMARLSSGVRASVLQVPPSKIAVDIKTQVLEPLQETGMQPQIGRYLSQIADPLRRLGEHLAVARATGDAAVEAWLAPVVLRGRAVSAAAATVTGVPLLADPGMAVVTAGVPEDTPTLLGLAPALDALAGPGSRPPTGSRMRPPVVADLFAADSDALPRLLAAARPQLAGELYRALNTVSVAAPDSFVEVQWLRVRAAPAGTAFRERGRRGARLIDVDNMERNNGVAPELRQLTLDAVYDTIVARSWIVVERGGKDPLVRRVQEVRQPAALGRNLSVRSTQLLLETSLPPKYFTDDGRRQTTVWAAGEALPVAEAPLRDDVADGEIELDGAYEGLHPGQWLVVSGERTDVPFVTGVRGTELVMLGGVRQTHGRRPGERARTTLLLTARLAYRYRRDTVVVHGNVTPATAGETRTEVLGSGDASRARQTFPLRQGPLTCLPAATPEGAADTLAVRVADLRWQRADDLTELGPADTGYRLRTGADGAAAVEFGDGRHGSRLPTGTENVGARYRIGSGSAGNVPAGQVNQVVSTPPGVSAVTNPLPATGGTDPDGVDDTRSRVPLRLRALDRLVSLRDYEDFARAFAGIDKASAQHVTDGRRRIALVTVAAVDDAPLAPGSPLITALETALAEYGDPHLPVRVVVRERVLLLMAAGIRVQPDRTWESVAPAVRTALYDALGFARTEFAAPAHLSTAYRAAQSVPGVDHVDVDLFTGVPDDIGTAALTRLAGTLTAARPCVPARPAGNRATRHDTADRDTLTSVARQYGLTVRRLLRLNPGIDQSVFRAGLKDSFPQLVVRRGLRPAQLAVLDPATPETLVLRRIP from the coding sequence ATGAGCAGCTCGCCCCGCAGCCCCGGCTGCTGCGTCGGCACCCGGTCCGCGACCCCGGCCGCGGTCTGGAACCGCCCCGGCCTGCCCGCACTGGACCGCCGCATCGGCACCCACCGGCAGTTCCTGGACTCGATGCTGGCCCGGCTCTCGGCCGCCGACCGCCCCGAACTGGCCCCGCTGACCACCCGCGAGCCGGACGACCCCTCGATCGCCCTGCTCGACGGCTGGGCCGTCATCGCCGACGTCCTGACCTTCTACCAGGAGCGCATCGCCAACGAGGGGTACCTGCGCACCGCCACCGAGCAGGACTCGCTGACCCGGCTCGGCCGGCTCGTCGGGCACCGCCCCCGGCCCGCGCTCGCGGCCGCCACCCACCTCGCGTACACCCTCGACCCGGGGACCAGCACGACGATCCCGGTGGGCTCCCAGGTCAAGAGCGCCCCCCTGCCGGGCGGGCTGCCGCAGACCTTCGAGACCTCCGAGGACCTCACCGCGCGCGCCGAGTGGAACGAGCTCCCGGTCCGCCGCACGACCCCGCCCGCCTTCACCCCGGACCGTGTCCGAGACCTCAGGCAACTCGAACTCACCGGCATGCACCCCTCGATCCGGCCGGGCGACCGCCTGCTCTTCCGCTTCTCGGCCCCCAAGGACGCCAGGGTGCGCACCGTCTGGGAGGTCCGCCCCGACCCCGCGCGGGGCTGCACCGTCGTGTACTTCGCCTCCCCCAACGGGGAACAGCTGTACGCCGAGACCATGGCCCGGCTGAGCAGCGGTGTACGCGCCTCCGTGCTCCAGGTGCCGCCGAGCAAGATCGCCGTCGACATCAAGACCCAGGTGCTGGAGCCGCTCCAGGAAACGGGCATGCAGCCGCAGATCGGCCGGTACCTGTCGCAGATCGCCGACCCGCTCCGGCGCCTCGGCGAGCACCTGGCCGTCGCCCGTGCCACCGGGGACGCCGCCGTCGAGGCCTGGCTCGCCCCGGTCGTCCTGCGCGGCCGGGCGGTGTCGGCCGCCGCCGCCACCGTGACCGGGGTGCCGCTGCTCGCCGACCCGGGGATGGCCGTCGTCACCGCCGGGGTGCCCGAGGACACCCCGACGCTCCTCGGCCTCGCACCCGCCCTGGACGCGCTGGCCGGACCCGGATCCCGCCCGCCCACCGGGTCCCGGATGCGACCGCCCGTCGTCGCCGACCTGTTCGCCGCCGACTCCGACGCCCTGCCCAGGCTGCTCGCAGCCGCCCGCCCCCAGCTCGCGGGAGAGCTCTACCGCGCCCTGAACACCGTCTCCGTCGCGGCACCCGACTCCTTCGTCGAGGTGCAGTGGCTGCGCGTCCGGGCCGCCCCCGCCGGCACCGCGTTCCGCGAACGCGGGAGGAGGGGCGCGCGGCTGATCGACGTGGACAACATGGAGCGCAACAACGGGGTCGCCCCCGAACTCCGCCAGCTCACCCTCGACGCCGTCTACGACACCATCGTCGCGCGCAGCTGGATCGTCGTGGAACGCGGCGGCAAGGACCCGCTCGTCCGCCGGGTGCAGGAGGTCCGCCAGCCCGCCGCTCTGGGACGGAACCTGTCCGTCAGGTCGACCCAGCTGCTCCTGGAGACCTCGCTGCCGCCGAAGTACTTCACCGACGACGGGCGGCGCCAGACCACGGTCTGGGCGGCCGGCGAAGCTCTTCCGGTGGCCGAGGCCCCGCTCCGGGACGACGTCGCCGACGGGGAGATCGAACTGGACGGCGCCTACGAGGGGCTGCACCCCGGCCAGTGGCTGGTGGTCTCCGGCGAGCGCACCGACGTGCCCTTCGTCACCGGCGTACGCGGCACCGAGCTGGTCATGCTGGGCGGCGTACGCCAGACCCACGGCCGGCGCCCCGGCGAACGGGCGCGCACCACGCTCCTCCTGACGGCCAGGCTCGCCTACCGCTACCGGCGCGACACCGTCGTCGTCCACGGCAACGTCACCCCCGCCACCGCGGGCGAGACCCGCACCGAGGTCCTCGGCAGCGGCGACGCAAGCCGGGCCCGCCAGACCTTCCCGCTGCGCCAGGGCCCGCTCACCTGCCTGCCCGCCGCCACGCCCGAAGGCGCGGCCGACACCCTGGCCGTCCGGGTCGCCGACCTGCGGTGGCAGCGGGCCGACGACCTCACCGAACTGGGCCCGGCCGACACGGGCTACCGGCTGCGGACCGGCGCCGACGGCGCCGCCGCCGTGGAGTTCGGCGACGGCCGGCACGGCAGCCGGCTGCCCACCGGCACGGAGAACGTCGGCGCCCGCTACCGGATCGGCTCCGGCAGCGCGGGCAACGTGCCCGCCGGACAGGTCAACCAGGTGGTCAGCACGCCCCCGGGCGTCAGCGCCGTCACCAACCCGCTGCCCGCGACCGGAGGCACCGACCCGGACGGCGTCGACGACACCCGCAGCCGCGTCCCGCTGCGCCTGCGGGCCCTGGACCGGCTGGTCTCGCTGCGCGACTACGAGGACTTCGCCCGCGCTTTCGCCGGCATCGACAAGGCGAGCGCGCAGCACGTCACCGACGGCCGCCGCCGGATCGCTCTGGTCACCGTCGCCGCCGTCGACGACGCCCCGCTGGCGCCCGGCTCGCCCCTGATCACAGCCCTGGAGACGGCGCTCGCCGAGTACGGCGACCCCCATCTGCCGGTACGGGTCGTCGTACGCGAGCGGGTCCTGCTCCTGATGGCGGCCGGTATCCGGGTACAGCCCGACCGCACCTGGGAGTCGGTCGCCCCCGCGGTCCGCACCGCCCTGTACGACGCCCTCGGGTTCGCGCGCACCGAATTCGCCGCCCCCGCCCACCTCAGCACGGCCTACCGAGCCGCCCAGTCCGTGCCCGGCGTCGACCACGTGGACGTCGACCTGTTCACGGGCGTCCCCGACGACATCGGCACCGCCGCCCTGACCCGTCTCGCCGGCACGCTCACCGCCGCCCGCCCCTGTGTGCCGGCCCGGCCCGCCGGGAACCGGGCCACCCGCCACGACACGGCCGACCGGGACACCCTCACCTCCGTGGCCCGGCAGTACGGGCTCACGGTCCGCCGGCTCCTGCGGCTCAACCCCGGCATCGACCAGAGCGTGTTCCGGGCCGGGCTGAAGGACTCCTTCCCGCAGCTGGTCGTCCGGCGCGGGCTGCGGCCCGCGCAGCTCGCCGTGCTCGACCCCGCGACCCCCGAGACCCTTGTCCTGCGGAGGATCCCATGA
- a CDS encoding DUF6519 domain-containing protein, with protein sequence MQGDFSRVTFDRDRHFSAVLSQQGRVQLDSEINEQTAILQYYLRTLVADVLGPAACPAGPQETDPGGFRVAVNDGVLTVTHGRMYVDGILCECKEGAEYWSQPDGYLDQERQEAEGKLHEGPFLAYLRVWERLVTAHEAPELREPALGLHGPDTTARTRVVWQIDWFPLSPGHPVPDPAPETAQDWLAEELTARFGPRAELAARARLAEGDTDPCDVAPDSGYRGPENQLYRVEVHRGGTVGRATFKWSRENGSVVLPIRSVAGPTLELDTLGRDNKLGLEPGDTVEIVDDASVCRAARDVAGRAPRLYRITEVDHVGRRVVLDAAPAADAHHPGLGTLPERHPLLRRWDHRPPEPATGPAGGTAGSGSVATAVSGEGALLIEEGRWLPIEDGIEVLFEPVPQSAPAAPATPATPAAPVDPGAPPVPPALPEPPKRSYRAGDYWLIPARVVTGDVLWPADANGDPQRRAPHGIDYHYAPLAKVEQAGADGARTPEDLRKVFRPLAQPLPPL encoded by the coding sequence ATGCAAGGCGACTTCTCCCGGGTCACGTTCGACCGGGACCGGCACTTCTCCGCGGTCCTGTCCCAACAGGGGCGCGTGCAGCTCGACTCCGAGATCAACGAGCAGACCGCGATCCTCCAGTACTACCTGCGCACCCTGGTCGCCGACGTCCTCGGCCCGGCGGCCTGTCCGGCCGGCCCGCAGGAGACGGACCCCGGCGGGTTCCGGGTCGCCGTCAACGACGGCGTGCTGACCGTGACCCACGGACGCATGTACGTGGACGGCATCCTCTGCGAGTGCAAGGAAGGCGCGGAGTACTGGAGCCAGCCCGACGGCTACCTCGACCAGGAGCGGCAGGAGGCGGAAGGGAAGCTGCACGAGGGCCCGTTCCTGGCGTACCTGCGCGTGTGGGAGCGCCTGGTGACGGCCCATGAGGCGCCCGAGCTGCGGGAGCCGGCCCTCGGCCTCCACGGCCCCGACACCACGGCGCGCACCCGGGTCGTGTGGCAGATCGACTGGTTCCCGCTGAGCCCCGGACACCCCGTCCCCGACCCTGCCCCCGAGACCGCGCAGGACTGGCTGGCCGAGGAGCTGACGGCCCGCTTCGGCCCCCGGGCGGAGCTCGCGGCCCGCGCCCGGCTCGCCGAGGGCGACACGGACCCGTGCGACGTGGCGCCCGACTCCGGCTACCGGGGGCCGGAGAACCAGCTGTACCGGGTGGAGGTGCACCGCGGCGGAACGGTCGGCCGGGCCACGTTCAAATGGTCGCGTGAGAACGGCTCGGTGGTCCTCCCGATCAGGTCGGTCGCCGGGCCCACGCTCGAACTGGACACGCTCGGCCGGGACAACAAGCTCGGACTGGAGCCCGGCGACACCGTCGAGATCGTCGACGACGCCTCCGTCTGCCGGGCCGCCCGGGACGTGGCGGGGCGAGCTCCGCGGCTGTACCGCATCACGGAGGTGGACCACGTCGGCCGGCGGGTGGTCCTGGACGCCGCTCCGGCGGCCGACGCCCACCACCCGGGGCTCGGCACCCTTCCCGAGCGCCACCCGCTGCTGCGCCGCTGGGACCACCGGCCGCCGGAGCCGGCCACCGGGCCGGCGGGGGGCACCGCAGGCAGCGGGAGCGTCGCCACGGCGGTGTCCGGCGAGGGCGCGCTGCTGATCGAGGAGGGGCGGTGGCTGCCGATCGAGGACGGGATCGAGGTGTTGTTCGAGCCGGTCCCACAGTCCGCCCCCGCGGCTCCCGCCACCCCCGCCACCCCTGCCGCTCCCGTCGACCCCGGTGCCCCGCCCGTGCCCCCCGCCCTCCCCGAACCCCCGAAGCGGTCCTACCGGGCGGGCGACTACTGGCTGATTCCCGCACGGGTCGTCACCGGGGACGTCCTGTGGCCGGCCGACGCGAACGGCGACCCGCAGCGCAGGGCGCCGCACGGCATCGACTACCACTACGCACCACTGGCCAAGGTCGAGCAGGCGGGGGCCGACGGCGCCCGGACCCCGGAGGACCTGCGCAAGGTGTTCCGCCCGCTGGCCCAGCCGCTTCCGCCGCTGTGA
- a CDS encoding radical SAM/SPASM domain-containing protein, with protein MSVLLQIGRRPPEPARPPEPARPPGPGDGPPGPAAELRVFRSAHGAHLFVADGSRVYDLPEETAARLERWTAVPEGDLADLAEELALPLWPERRIDGTPPEPPPLSSISLNVMQACNLSCGHCYADEGRFGGSARAMPRSTAFAAVDRLLAEAAPGADVVVGFMGGEPLLARDLVHETVRYAERAGAAAGHPVRFALTTNLTTVRPEDARLFAEHPFTVTVSLDGDRAGHDALRRAPGGASAYDRLRTGLAVLARHGRPRQLSARVSVTPYTGRLLDVLEHGIGLGFDEVGFAAVVSAPDPAYEITAETFGGFLERMVECGEKALRELSAGRHYPFGNFQTALRQLHRGTHRPYPCGAGAGYLSASAEGGLYACHRLVDDPAFAMGSVAGGSDRAARQAHLNDRHVDRAEPCRSCWARYLCGGGCHHEVSRRGRPGCDYIRGWLAFCLRAYVELSQAAPEFFHTSPGAAAAASASTV; from the coding sequence GTGAGCGTGCTGCTCCAGATCGGCCGACGGCCCCCCGAGCCCGCCCGGCCCCCCGAGCCCGCCCGGCCCCCCGGTCCCGGCGACGGGCCGCCCGGACCCGCCGCCGAGCTGCGTGTGTTCCGCAGCGCGCACGGCGCCCACCTGTTCGTCGCCGACGGCAGCCGCGTCTACGACCTGCCGGAGGAGACGGCGGCCCGCCTGGAGCGGTGGACGGCCGTCCCCGAGGGCGACCTCGCCGACCTGGCCGAGGAACTGGCGCTGCCGCTGTGGCCGGAGCGCCGCATCGACGGGACACCCCCCGAGCCTCCGCCCCTCTCCTCGATCTCCCTCAACGTGATGCAGGCATGCAACCTCAGCTGCGGCCACTGCTACGCCGACGAGGGCCGCTTCGGCGGGTCCGCCCGGGCGATGCCCCGGTCCACGGCCTTCGCCGCCGTGGACCGGCTGCTCGCGGAGGCGGCGCCGGGGGCGGACGTGGTCGTCGGGTTCATGGGCGGGGAGCCGCTGCTGGCGCGTGACCTGGTCCACGAAACGGTCCGGTACGCCGAGCGTGCGGGGGCCGCCGCCGGGCACCCGGTCCGCTTCGCCCTCACCACCAACCTGACCACCGTCCGCCCCGAGGACGCCCGGCTCTTCGCCGAGCACCCCTTCACCGTGACCGTGAGCCTGGACGGCGACCGGGCCGGGCACGACGCGCTGCGCCGGGCGCCGGGCGGGGCGAGCGCCTACGACCGACTGCGCACCGGCCTCGCGGTGCTGGCCCGGCACGGCCGGCCGCGGCAGCTCAGCGCACGGGTCAGCGTCACCCCGTACACGGGGCGGCTGCTCGACGTGCTCGAGCACGGCATCGGACTGGGCTTCGACGAGGTGGGCTTCGCCGCCGTGGTGAGCGCGCCCGACCCCGCGTACGAGATCACCGCCGAGACCTTCGGCGGCTTCCTGGAGCGGATGGTGGAGTGCGGCGAGAAGGCGCTGCGCGAACTGTCCGCGGGGCGGCACTACCCCTTCGGCAACTTCCAGACCGCCCTGCGCCAGCTGCACCGGGGCACCCACCGGCCGTATCCCTGCGGCGCCGGTGCCGGGTACCTGAGCGCCTCCGCCGAGGGCGGGCTGTACGCCTGCCACCGGCTGGTGGACGATCCCGCGTTCGCCATGGGATCAGTGGCCGGCGGCAGCGACCGGGCAGCCCGGCAGGCGCATCTGAACGACCGTCACGTGGACCGCGCCGAGCCCTGCCGGTCCTGCTGGGCCCGCTACCTCTGCGGCGGCGGCTGCCACCACGAGGTGAGCCGCCGGGGGCGCCCCGGCTGCGACTACATCCGCGGCTGGCTGGCCTTCTGCCTGCGCGCCTACGTCGAACTCTCCCAGGCCGCACCCGAGTTCTTCCACACCTCGCCCGGGGCTGCTGCCGCTGCCAGTGCCAGCACCGTCTGA